Proteins from a single region of Crassaminicella profunda:
- a CDS encoding methyl-accepting chemotaxis protein → MKVKSKLILMLVLLSSIALIAVSSLSYMNIKKELRNNIELQMTAVVDGVSNELDQWILTKGKVVDTVQIILEDVSDEKIVYKKYVQAYKHDADLSCMYIGFSDGSYIEGGDWIPEEGWDPRKRPWYEEAAKKGEKIFTAPYKDEETNEYVVSAAIPFKDSENKLKGVVSQDIILTAITKAVGNININGYGYGMLMDENSIVFSHPDKNLLAKKLSENEEMKEVASEMIHKKQGTKEFVVNGKETFMVYRQFPTTGWVLGVIVPKDEIYKPLSDIKMKYIIINAVALIFIVLFALYFSRRLTYPLITLTKNAERIGNGDLTVASNMKGRDEIAALSEVFNKMVKNIRTLVYKNQSITEKITDASGVIMNSVKGVSYASEEISRTVTEIATGVNNQAIESNNSFETTKNLAQKIQSMENYIKEVTSHAKNMQEKTEEGIQSMVTLNEKFDGNMKASKSVAKEVGKLSEKSKSISGIIETIKSIAEQTNLLALNAAIEAARAGEAGSGFAVVADEVRKLAEQSSNATKEIQYIIEEITEVINQTNNKMENAQEIIQEGNEYLGKTTTIYNEMRRSVQDVMKQIGGLNENVHDMDLAKKEVVISIEKISSVAQEAVSSTDEISASVEEQNLSIEDVAGSMNQLNGMIHELAQSMKVFKV, encoded by the coding sequence ATGAAAGTAAAATCTAAACTCATATTGATGTTGGTTTTACTATCAAGTATTGCATTGATAGCAGTTTCTTCTTTAAGCTATATGAATATCAAAAAAGAACTTAGAAATAATATTGAATTACAAATGACAGCTGTTGTAGATGGTGTAAGTAATGAGCTAGATCAATGGATTCTTACAAAGGGAAAGGTTGTTGATACGGTTCAAATTATACTAGAAGATGTTTCAGATGAGAAAATTGTTTATAAAAAATATGTACAAGCGTATAAACATGATGCAGATTTATCTTGTATGTATATTGGATTTTCAGATGGGAGTTATATAGAAGGAGGAGATTGGATTCCAGAAGAAGGATGGGATCCTCGAAAACGTCCTTGGTATGAAGAAGCAGCAAAAAAAGGGGAAAAGATATTTACTGCACCGTATAAGGATGAAGAAACAAATGAATATGTTGTATCAGCAGCTATTCCATTTAAGGATTCAGAAAATAAATTAAAGGGAGTCGTTTCACAAGATATTATATTGACAGCAATAACCAAAGCTGTTGGAAATATTAATATAAATGGATATGGGTATGGCATGTTAATGGATGAAAATAGTATTGTTTTTTCACATCCAGATAAAAATTTATTGGCCAAAAAACTTTCAGAAAATGAGGAGATGAAAGAGGTAGCCAGTGAAATGATACATAAAAAACAGGGAACGAAAGAATTTGTTGTGAATGGAAAAGAAACATTCATGGTATATAGACAATTTCCAACAACAGGATGGGTTTTAGGAGTGATTGTTCCTAAAGATGAGATTTATAAGCCTCTTTCAGATATAAAAATGAAGTATATAATAATCAATGCTGTTGCCCTTATTTTTATTGTTTTATTTGCATTATATTTTTCACGTAGATTAACATACCCTCTTATTACTCTTACAAAAAATGCAGAAAGAATAGGCAATGGAGATTTAACAGTAGCATCAAATATGAAGGGAAGAGATGAAATAGCTGCTTTATCGGAGGTTTTTAATAAAATGGTAAAAAATATAAGAACCTTGGTATATAAAAATCAAAGTATCACAGAGAAAATCACAGATGCATCTGGAGTAATTATGAATTCGGTAAAAGGAGTAAGCTATGCCAGTGAAGAAATTTCAAGAACAGTTACAGAGATTGCTACTGGGGTAAATAATCAAGCTATAGAATCAAACAATAGCTTTGAAACAACAAAAAATTTGGCACAAAAAATTCAATCTATGGAGAATTATATAAAAGAAGTAACAAGTCATGCTAAAAATATGCAAGAAAAAACTGAAGAAGGTATTCAATCTATGGTCACATTAAATGAAAAATTTGATGGAAATATGAAAGCATCAAAGAGTGTTGCAAAAGAAGTAGGAAAGCTTTCGGAAAAATCAAAATCTATTAGTGGGATTATAGAGACCATAAAATCTATTGCAGAACAGACCAATCTTTTAGCACTGAATGCAGCTATTGAAGCAGCAAGGGCAGGGGAAGCAGGAAGTGGATTTGCTGTTGTAGCAGATGAAGTCAGGAAACTAGCAGAACAATCATCAAATGCTACAAAGGAAATACAATATATTATAGAGGAAATAACAGAAGTTATTAATCAAACCAATAACAAAATGGAAAATGCCCAAGAGATTATACAAGAAGGGAATGAATATTTAGGAAAAACAACAACAATTTATAACGAAATGAGAAGGTCTGTACAAGATGTAATGAAACAAATTGGAGGACTAAATGAAAATGTACATGATATGGATTTAGCCAAAAAAGAAGTGGTTATTTCTATTGAAAAAATATCATCAGTAGCACAAGAAGCAGTATCTTCAACTGATGAAATTAGTGCATCTGTTGAGGAGCAAAACCTTTCTATAGAAGATGTAGCAGGATCTATGAATCAGTTAAATGGAATGATTCATGAACTAGCTCAATCTATGAAGGTATTTAAAGTTTAA
- a CDS encoding methyl-accepting chemotaxis protein gives MKVKSKLILALVLLSSIALVAVSSLSYINIKREMRNNIQLQMTSVVDGVSNHFNQWILTKERTLSTTHRILKDLGEEEIDYKKYLHAFKEDADLYSMYIGFEDGRYFDGGDWIPPEDWNHLNRPWYIKAKAEGKLIFTEPYIDSETKEYVVSVAIPVKDSTNNIKGVITEDIVLTAITDTVKNIKINGYGHAILIDEKGMIFSHPDEKLLKTNILENETLKNIGNEMINNSEGTIDFKINGEEQYMVYKKFPATGWVLGVIADNGDIYKPLLDIKMKYMMINGIALIFIILFALYFSRRLTLRLVVLTKNAERIGNGDLTVQSNMIGTDEIAILSQVFDKTVKNIRDLIHKNKDITEKITHASKNIMDSVEEVSLASGEISNTVGQIASGANTQDVETENSFEITKDLAEKIQHMDHQIKAVILYAKNMQDNNEQGLQSMRTLNDKFGENTQASMRVAKGIEQLAKKSKSISGIIETIKSIAEQTNLLALNAAIEAARAGEAGSGFAVVADEVRKLAEQSSGATEEIQNIIEEITEVIDETNKTVNVSKDLIENSNDYLGETTEIFYKIKESADDVMNHIKTLNDNVSYMNKAKGEVVTSIKNISVVAKEAALATEEISASIEGETASMEEVTASMNQLNEMIHTLAQSMKAFHVS, from the coding sequence ATGAAAGTAAAATCTAAACTCATACTAGCATTGGTTTTACTATCAAGCATTGCATTGGTAGCTGTTTCTTCTTTAAGTTATATAAATATCAAAAGAGAGATGAGAAATAATATCCAGTTGCAAATGACATCTGTAGTAGATGGTGTAAGTAACCATTTTAATCAGTGGATTTTAACAAAAGAGAGAACCTTAAGTACTACTCATAGGATCTTAAAAGATTTAGGAGAGGAGGAAATAGATTATAAGAAGTATCTGCATGCGTTTAAGGAAGATGCTGATCTATATTCTATGTATATAGGCTTTGAAGATGGAAGATACTTTGATGGAGGAGATTGGATTCCGCCAGAAGACTGGAATCATCTAAATCGTCCTTGGTATATAAAAGCAAAAGCAGAAGGAAAATTAATCTTTACGGAACCCTATATAGACTCAGAAACAAAAGAGTATGTGGTTTCAGTAGCCATACCTGTAAAGGATTCAACAAACAATATAAAGGGGGTTATTACAGAGGATATTGTGTTGACAGCTATCACTGACACTGTTAAAAATATCAAAATAAATGGATATGGACATGCTATATTAATAGATGAAAAAGGAATGATTTTTTCACATCCTGATGAAAAATTGTTAAAAACCAATATTTTAGAAAATGAAACATTAAAGAATATAGGGAATGAAATGATCAATAATAGTGAGGGTACTATAGATTTTAAAATAAATGGGGAAGAGCAATATATGGTGTATAAAAAATTTCCAGCAACAGGATGGGTTTTAGGTGTTATAGCTGATAACGGGGATATATATAAACCTCTTTTAGATATAAAAATGAAGTATATGATGATTAATGGGATTGCTCTTATTTTTATTATTTTATTTGCATTGTACTTTTCACGTAGATTAACCCTACGATTAGTAGTTCTTACAAAGAATGCAGAAAGAATTGGAAATGGGGATTTGACGGTGCAATCAAATATGATAGGAACGGATGAAATTGCTATTTTATCTCAGGTATTTGATAAAACTGTAAAAAATATAAGAGATTTAATACATAAAAATAAAGATATAACAGAAAAAATAACACATGCTTCTAAGAATATTATGGACTCTGTGGAAGAAGTAAGCTTAGCAAGTGGAGAAATTTCAAATACTGTTGGACAAATTGCTTCTGGTGCAAATACGCAAGATGTAGAAACAGAAAATAGTTTTGAAATTACAAAGGATTTAGCAGAAAAAATTCAACATATGGATCATCAAATAAAGGCAGTGATTCTTTATGCTAAAAATATGCAGGACAATAATGAGCAAGGATTACAATCCATGAGAACATTAAACGATAAATTTGGAGAAAATACACAAGCTTCTATGCGTGTGGCAAAAGGAATAGAACAATTAGCTAAGAAATCAAAATCCATTAGTGGCATTATAGAAACCATAAAATCTATTGCAGAACAAACGAATCTTTTGGCACTAAATGCAGCCATTGAAGCAGCAAGAGCAGGGGAAGCAGGAAGTGGATTTGCTGTTGTAGCAGATGAAGTTAGAAAATTGGCAGAGCAGTCATCTGGTGCTACAGAAGAAATACAAAATATTATTGAAGAGATTACAGAGGTAATAGATGAAACTAATAAAACTGTAAATGTATCCAAAGATCTTATAGAAAATTCTAATGATTATTTAGGGGAAACAACAGAAATTTTTTATAAAATAAAAGAATCAGCAGATGATGTAATGAACCACATAAAAACATTAAATGACAATGTATCCTATATGAATAAAGCTAAAGGTGAAGTTGTTACTTCTATTAAAAACATATCTGTAGTTGCAAAAGAAGCAGCATTAGCAACAGAAGAAATCAGTGCATCCATTGAAGGGGAAACGGCTTCTATGGAAGAAGTAACTGCATCTATGAATCAGTTAAATGAAATGATTCATACATTGGCTCAATCCATGAAAGCTTTTCATGTGTCATAG
- a CDS encoding NAD(P)/FAD-dependent oxidoreductase yields MKVAIIGAGLSGLSCAHELEKHGVIPIIYEKNDYIGEMHSHVGGDLRIVHRPIKDSIAYYKKLGICVKPLNTLNRIIHYSPNKRTVIEGDLGYFQKRGKEKDSIKNQVYDQLKYTKVRFNELADYEKLSRKYDYVVVANGNGNFTEELGCWQDWVDTHVKGAIVLGDFDPNTLIVWINKDYCKNGYVYLTPFNERRASLVAIVTDVTEKGIEWLWQDFLYAENINYTIVEEFKLRHKTGYVYPHKIGNLYFVGTVAGGIDPFLGFGQMNAITTGVMAGRSIVYGKDYEKLIKNLVKSNLYMYEFRKAFNRLNNKDYDRLITTIGLPGIKQLFYDTSFNVGKYGGEILKIINKKNI; encoded by the coding sequence GTGAAGGTTGCAATCATTGGAGCTGGCTTAAGTGGATTGAGTTGTGCCCATGAATTAGAAAAACATGGTGTTATTCCAATAATATATGAAAAAAATGATTATATTGGGGAGATGCATTCTCATGTAGGTGGAGATTTAAGAATTGTTCATAGACCTATAAAGGATTCTATTGCTTACTATAAAAAATTGGGTATTTGTGTGAAACCTTTAAATACTCTTAATCGCATTATTCATTATTCTCCAAATAAAAGAACTGTTATAGAAGGAGATTTAGGATATTTTCAGAAAAGAGGAAAAGAAAAAGATTCTATTAAAAATCAAGTTTATGATCAATTAAAATATACAAAGGTACGATTCAATGAATTAGCCGATTATGAAAAACTTTCAAGAAAATATGATTATGTGGTAGTTGCTAATGGGAATGGGAATTTTACAGAAGAGCTTGGTTGTTGGCAGGATTGGGTAGATACTCATGTAAAGGGGGCTATTGTTCTAGGAGACTTTGATCCCAATACATTGATTGTTTGGATTAATAAAGATTATTGTAAAAATGGTTATGTTTATTTGACGCCTTTTAATGAGAGGAGAGCTTCTCTTGTAGCAATTGTAACAGATGTGACAGAAAAGGGAATCGAGTGGCTATGGCAAGATTTTTTATATGCAGAAAATATAAACTATACCATCGTAGAAGAATTCAAATTAAGACATAAAACAGGTTATGTATATCCTCATAAAATAGGAAATCTATATTTTGTAGGTACAGTAGCAGGAGGAATTGATCCCTTTTTAGGCTTTGGTCAAATGAATGCTATTACAACAGGTGTAATGGCGGGTAGATCTATTGTTTATGGAAAGGATTATGAGAAACTCATTAAAAATTTAGTAAAAAGCAATTTATATATGTATGAGTTTAGAAAAGCTTTTAATAGACTTAACAATAAGGATTATGATCGATTGATTACTACTATTGGGCTTCCAGGAATAAAACAATTGTTTTATGATACTTCTTTTAATGTAGGGAAGTATGGAGGAGAAATATTAAAAATAATAAATAAAAAAAATATCTAA
- a CDS encoding PA2169 family four-helix-bundle protein, with translation MKDVDRLKDLLQYRISNELFYNENLIEIKNPEVRQLFSQFRDDEMRAIINLQQKIERLDAKPYIVSKIFPIKPRT, from the coding sequence ATGAAAGATGTAGATAGACTGAAGGATTTACTTCAATATAGAATTTCAAATGAATTATTTTATAATGAAAATTTGATAGAGATTAAAAATCCTGAAGTAAGACAGCTTTTTAGTCAATTTAGAGATGATGAAATGAGAGCTATTATAAACTTACAACAAAAAATTGAAAGATTAGATGCAAAACCCTATATTGTTTCAAAGATATTTCCAATAAAGCCTAGAACATAA
- a CDS encoding CBO0543 family protein encodes MNTILWTKIFFYGNIIVLLIIFIKFIHKERLQSLIPIGLFIAVENYTVEILGLHYKVWTYPLDNPGYPEVTIISSLIYFPIVAMLFYQYLSKDIFKNLLLILAFITCNMVIEIITLKTTRLFIYGKNMNLFIAFFMYLSAYMLIIIFQYFYHKKLSKRS; translated from the coding sequence ATGAATACTATTCTTTGGACAAAAATCTTTTTTTATGGAAACATCATTGTACTTTTAATCATTTTTATAAAATTCATCCATAAAGAAAGATTGCAATCACTCATTCCTATAGGTCTATTTATTGCAGTAGAAAATTATACAGTAGAAATTCTAGGACTTCATTACAAAGTATGGACATATCCATTAGACAATCCCGGGTATCCAGAAGTAACTATTATCTCTAGTCTTATTTATTTTCCAATTGTTGCAATGCTCTTTTATCAATATCTTTCTAAAGACATTTTTAAGAACCTCTTATTAATTTTAGCTTTTATAACTTGTAATATGGTCATTGAAATCATTACTTTAAAAACAACACGCCTTTTTATCTACGGAAAAAACATGAATTTATTCATAGCATTTTTTATGTATTTATCTGCTTATATGTTGATTATTATATTTCAATATTTTTATCATAAAAAGCTCTCAAAAAGGAGTTGA
- a CDS encoding NAD(P)/FAD-dependent oxidoreductase, with translation MKVGIIGSGLAGLSCAFELKKYGIIPTIFEKRSYLGDGLDYTIVTLRIFDLYTQNPMDYFGEKYNLSISPLRPLRKIIMMGSDKKTTVRGRLGYIFEKSSTKNSLENQIMEQVNLPILFDHSINIEDLQNDFDYIVCANANHETAKSLNNWTTTFSAHTRIATVLGNFKTDTITMWLNTEYAKHGYAYLLPYHKDKANLALTVDNISSHELDYYWKKFLTLENLQYKILESRDIESNGGFTHTLKKDNIYLAGNAGGLLDDFLGFGSMNAIESGILAAKSIVKHLDYNHLLEHILIDQNKKHKLRKVFNTFDNKDLNKLITLLGFPIVKQYIYNNPFYRVTNSPSIQTFYNHKIKINQL, from the coding sequence ATGAAGGTCGGAATCATAGGTAGTGGATTAGCAGGTTTATCTTGTGCCTTTGAACTTAAAAAATATGGTATCATTCCTACAATTTTCGAAAAAAGGAGTTATCTTGGAGATGGGCTAGATTATACAATTGTTACCCTTAGAATATTTGATTTATATACCCAAAATCCTATGGACTATTTTGGGGAAAAATATAATTTATCCATATCTCCCTTAAGACCTTTAAGAAAAATTATTATGATGGGTTCAGATAAAAAAACTACAGTTAGAGGAAGATTAGGATATATATTTGAAAAAAGTTCAACAAAAAATTCCTTAGAGAATCAAATTATGGAGCAAGTAAACCTGCCTATCCTTTTTGATCATTCTATAAATATAGAAGATTTACAGAATGATTTTGACTATATTGTCTGCGCAAATGCTAATCATGAAACTGCAAAATCCTTAAATAATTGGACTACTACCTTTAGTGCTCACACTAGAATTGCAACAGTTCTAGGAAATTTCAAAACGGATACTATCACTATGTGGCTCAATACAGAATATGCAAAACATGGATATGCCTATCTTCTTCCTTATCATAAGGATAAGGCAAATCTTGCCTTAACTGTTGATAACATATCCTCTCATGAGTTAGATTATTACTGGAAAAAGTTCTTAACTCTAGAAAATTTGCAATATAAAATTTTAGAGTCTAGAGATATTGAAAGTAATGGAGGATTTACCCATACTTTAAAAAAAGATAATATTTATTTAGCAGGAAATGCAGGTGGGTTATTAGATGACTTTTTAGGCTTTGGTTCTATGAATGCTATTGAAAGCGGCATCCTTGCAGCAAAGTCTATTGTTAAACACCTAGATTATAATCATCTTTTAGAACATATTTTAATAGATCAAAATAAAAAACATAAACTTCGAAAAGTATTCAATACCTTTGATAATAAGGATTTAAATAAATTAATCACCCTTTTAGGATTTCCTATAGTAAAACAATATATATATAATAATCCTTTTTATCGAGTAACAAATAGTCCCTCTATCCAAACATTTTATAACCACAAAATAAAAATCAATCAGCTATAA
- a CDS encoding GerAB/ArcD/ProY family transporter, whose product MSNKETISDREGICLVILFISGSSLALPTAGDAGRDLWLAIIIAIIIAIPILLLYSKLLSLYPGKDLFDILVMIFGRFLGKIIGILYIWFSFHLGALVIRDFGEFPITVSIPETPIIAPMLLVVILSIWIVKEGIEVLGRWAKLFLLFNAPLPSILILLLISQMDIGNIQPVLYEGIKPLLKGTFSAFSFPFAETVVFTMILSSLKTKKSPYKIYIKGLLLGGMLIAGVSLAEILVIGPDLYAVTFFPNHSVARKVHIGQMLSRMEVIVILATITAAFLKVSVCLLAVCRGIMKLFRLNNYRFLVAPIGLLMLLLSIIIHKNIIEMFEWNSAVWAYYAFPFQVIIPIMALIMIRIKKIKINQ is encoded by the coding sequence ATGAGTAATAAAGAAACTATTTCTGATCGAGAAGGAATATGTCTAGTAATCTTATTTATATCAGGAAGCAGTTTAGCACTACCCACAGCAGGAGATGCTGGAAGAGATTTATGGCTAGCCATTATCATTGCAATTATTATTGCAATACCTATTTTATTGTTATATAGTAAACTTCTTTCGTTATATCCTGGAAAAGATTTATTTGATATTTTAGTTATGATATTTGGGCGTTTTTTAGGAAAAATAATAGGCATATTATATATTTGGTTTAGTTTCCACTTAGGAGCATTGGTGATAAGGGATTTTGGAGAATTTCCTATTACTGTATCTATTCCAGAAACGCCTATCATTGCTCCTATGCTTCTAGTAGTTATTCTTAGTATTTGGATTGTTAAAGAAGGAATAGAAGTATTAGGGAGATGGGCAAAGCTATTTTTATTATTCAATGCCCCTCTTCCTTCTATTCTTATTTTATTATTAATTTCTCAAATGGATATAGGAAACATTCAACCTGTGTTGTATGAAGGGATAAAACCCTTATTAAAGGGTACTTTTTCAGCCTTTTCTTTTCCTTTTGCAGAAACTGTTGTATTTACAATGATTTTATCTTCATTAAAGACAAAGAAGTCTCCTTATAAGATTTATATAAAGGGATTATTATTGGGAGGGATGTTGATTGCAGGAGTTTCATTAGCAGAAATACTAGTGATTGGTCCAGATTTATATGCAGTTACTTTTTTTCCAAATCATAGTGTTGCTAGAAAAGTTCATATTGGACAAATGTTATCGAGAATGGAAGTAATTGTAATTCTTGCGACTATAACAGCAGCTTTTCTTAAGGTTAGCGTATGTTTGTTAGCTGTTTGTAGAGGGATAATGAAATTATTTAGATTAAATAATTATCGGTTTTTAGTAGCGCCCATAGGATTATTAATGCTTCTTCTCTCTATTATTATTCATAAAAATATCATAGAAATGTTTGAATGGAATTCTGCTGTATGGGCTTACTATGCATTTCCATTTCAAGTAATCATTCCGATTATGGCTTTGATTATGATTCGTATAAAAAAGATAAAAATCAATCAGTAA
- a CDS encoding Ger(x)C family spore germination protein: protein MIKKKIFLLMICISICVLSGCWNYKEIDDTRLVAGMALDYDEKKNEYITTIEIINPASKKETIMSGELYKSRGKLPFDGVRDIIMKTGRKLYWAHAKTIIISQNIAEKKIISILDYIYRDAEFREDMRLMVSKEKTAKEILEMYEEKKVYPIRAFHLDDVVESEKSTGKYHCGQVWKFIKDLYAEGVSSTLPAIRNISVGGKIHPYIGGLAVFKGEKMVGWLDELETQGFLWVTDHIEGGVVVVESKMNEKSTLVTLEILKNKTKIKPIYKEDEIVMKIDIETDVMIGEIGGVQDFIGKEGRIILKKDTEKQIKTQVENVIKKVQKDYDSDIFKFSKSIKKEMPDMWKKIKPDWDKVFKDLKTDINVVVNIKGSALKSKPIKVAR, encoded by the coding sequence ATGATAAAAAAGAAAATATTTCTTTTAATGATATGTATAAGTATATGTGTTCTTTCTGGATGTTGGAATTACAAAGAAATTGATGATACAAGGCTGGTTGCAGGTATGGCGCTAGATTATGATGAAAAGAAAAATGAGTATATTACAACGATTGAGATTATCAATCCAGCATCAAAGAAAGAAACTATAATGAGCGGAGAACTATATAAAAGTAGAGGGAAATTGCCCTTTGATGGGGTAAGAGATATTATCATGAAAACTGGACGGAAATTATATTGGGCTCATGCAAAAACAATTATTATCAGCCAAAATATTGCTGAAAAAAAAATCATATCCATTCTTGATTATATATATAGAGATGCTGAATTTAGAGAAGATATGAGGTTGATGGTTTCAAAGGAAAAAACAGCTAAAGAAATACTAGAAATGTATGAAGAGAAAAAAGTATATCCTATTAGGGCATTTCACTTAGATGATGTAGTAGAATCTGAAAAGAGCACTGGAAAATATCATTGTGGGCAAGTATGGAAATTTATAAAAGATTTATATGCTGAAGGTGTGTCTTCAACATTACCTGCCATAAGAAATATTTCAGTTGGAGGAAAAATTCATCCTTATATAGGAGGTCTTGCAGTTTTTAAGGGAGAAAAAATGGTTGGTTGGTTGGATGAATTGGAAACACAAGGATTTTTATGGGTGACAGATCATATAGAGGGTGGAGTGGTAGTCGTAGAATCTAAAATGAACGAAAAATCAACTTTAGTTACATTAGAAATACTTAAAAACAAGACAAAGATAAAACCTATATATAAAGAAGATGAAATCGTTATGAAGATTGATATTGAAACAGATGTAATGATAGGAGAGATAGGAGGAGTACAAGATTTTATTGGTAAAGAGGGAAGAATTATATTAAAAAAAGATACTGAAAAACAAATAAAAACCCAGGTAGAAAATGTGATCAAGAAAGTACAAAAAGATTATGATAGTGACATTTTTAAATTTAGTAAAAGTATTAAAAAAGAAATGCCGGATATGTGGAAAAAAATAAAACCAGATTGGGATAAGGTTTTTAAAGATTTAAAGACAGATATAAATGTGGTTGTAAATATTAAAGGAAGTGCACTAAAATCTAAGCCAATTAAAGTAGCAAGATAA
- a CDS encoding Ger(x)C family spore germination protein: MKKIILIFIILFNAIFTTGCWNYREINDMSIAVGMAVDYDKENHKVILTTEVVYPMVANGDTKIKPEIIKAKGKNIFEAIRNMIPLTGKKVFWAHAKVIIISEEVAKNEDMLISLVDFAKRDAEYRDDIWMILSKEKTAGEILKTDVLVQDIVSFQLEDILKNERGVEKYEAIPLWKFVDDLAAEGIQPSLPTVKITSYKDKKIAEMYGTGVFKGTKLVGWLNGDETRSFLFVIDKIKGGVIVVEEGTPKEPIRVALEIFKNKTKVKSIYENGELTMKINTETTVNINELESQIDFINEKGRSKVKKDAEKLLESKIKKIIKKVQKEYNSDIFGFGSIVEREHPKVWKEVKKDWDKIFRELKIEVNSEINIRGSSLRSKPIKVGN; this comes from the coding sequence ATGAAAAAAATAATCCTTATTTTCATAATATTGTTCAATGCAATCTTTACTACAGGATGCTGGAATTATAGAGAAATTAATGATATGTCAATTGCTGTGGGCATGGCAGTAGACTACGACAAAGAAAATCATAAGGTTATTTTAACAACAGAAGTGGTATATCCTATGGTAGCCAATGGAGATACAAAAATAAAACCTGAAATTATTAAAGCAAAAGGAAAAAATATTTTTGAAGCCATTAGAAATATGATCCCTTTAACGGGAAAAAAAGTGTTTTGGGCCCATGCAAAAGTAATTATTATTAGTGAGGAAGTAGCAAAAAATGAGGATATGCTCATAAGCCTTGTTGATTTTGCTAAGAGAGATGCTGAATACAGAGATGACATATGGATGATCCTATCAAAAGAAAAAACCGCCGGTGAAATTTTGAAAACAGATGTATTGGTACAAGATATTGTTTCTTTTCAATTAGAAGATATTCTTAAAAATGAAAGAGGAGTAGAAAAATATGAGGCTATCCCATTATGGAAATTTGTAGATGATTTAGCAGCTGAAGGTATTCAACCCTCTCTTCCTACAGTGAAAATAACATCCTATAAAGATAAAAAGATTGCTGAAATGTATGGAACAGGTGTTTTTAAAGGTACAAAGCTAGTAGGATGGCTTAATGGGGATGAAACAAGAAGTTTTTTATTTGTAATTGATAAGATAAAGGGAGGTGTCATCGTTGTAGAAGAAGGTACCCCTAAAGAACCTATAAGAGTAGCATTGGAAATATTTAAAAACAAGACAAAAGTAAAGTCTATATATGAAAATGGAGAATTAACCATGAAAATTAATACAGAAACAACTGTAAATATAAACGAATTAGAAAGTCAGATAGATTTTATCAATGAAAAAGGAAGAAGCAAAGTAAAAAAAGATGCTGAAAAATTGCTTGAAAGCAAAATAAAAAAGATTATAAAAAAAGTACAAAAAGAATATAATAGTGATATTTTTGGATTTGGTTCTATTGTTGAAAGAGAGCATCCAAAGGTATGGAAAGAAGTAAAAAAAGATTGGGATAAAATATTTAGAGAGTTAAAAATAGAAGTAAATTCAGAAATAAATATTAGAGGAAGTTCATTACGATCAAAACCAATTAAGGTGGGAAATTAA